The Chthoniobacterales bacterium DNA segment TCCCTCGCGTGCTCGCCATCCTCCTGGCGATCCCGACGATTTTGCCAGCCGGGCCCGCGACAGACGACGCCTTCGCGGGCGTGGATGCCAACTACTCGCTCGGCATGGAGAAGGCCGGGCGGACGTGGAACTGGGACGGCAGGAAGGAGGATCTCTTCACGGGCATGGCGGCTCGCGGCGTGCGGGGGTTTCGCGTGCGTCTGTGGACAGGTGACGACGGCCCGAATGGCAAAAACTACGCGACCGAAATTGTGAAGCGCGCGCTGGCCGGCGGGCTGGAGCCGTATCTCGTCATTTTTCTCAGCGAGGATTGGGCGGACCTTATGAAACAACCCGCGCCGACCATCTGGAGAGACCTCGACCTGCCGAAGCGCGCCGAAGCCGTGCGCGCCTATTCCCGCGACATCGTCACGCATTTCCGAAAAGTCGGCCTGCGCAGTCACCTCTACGAAATCGGCAACGAGATCGACTACGGGATCTGCGGCGTTTATCCGGGCAAGAGCACCAGGAAAAATGCCGAGGGCCTCTCGCGGACCTGCTGGCCCCAGGCGGCGGAACTCATTCGCGCAAGCCAGCAGGGCGTGCTCGAAGCGGACCCGGACGCGAAATTTCTTCTGCACATTTCGCACTGGTGGGACGCGGATTTCTGCATCGCCTTCTTCCGGTTCATGCTCGCGCACGACGTTCGCGTGGATTACGCGGGCCTCTCGTATTTCCCGTCATCGAACATCGGCGGCTCGCTCGAGATGTCGCAGTTCGGCGCGGTCGTCCGCGCGCTGCACGCCGCGATCGATCGCCCGATCATCGTGCCGGAGAGCGGCTATCCGAGCACCGCGGACTTCAAAGGCCAGTTCTCGCGATGGAAGAAGGCGACTCCCGGCTACCCGCTCACGCCCGAGGGTCAGCAACGCTGGCTGAAAGACTTCCTCGATTACTGCGCGCACGAGCCGGCCATCGCGTCCGTCTATTCCTGGAGTCCGGAATGGTGCGGGGCGGGGATGTGGGAAGCCTTCGCGCTGTTCGACGCCGACGGAGCGGCCCGCCCGGCCTGGGCGGCCTTTGCCAAATCGCGGGCGGAGCGGCCCGCCCCGAAGAACTGGCGTTATTTCGAAGCCCGCGGCGACCGGCTTTATCCCGTGCCGATCGAGGAGGCCCGCAAGCAGGCCGAGCCCATCCTGAAAAAGGAACTCGCGGCAGCCGGCCGCGTGAACACCGGCTACATCAACGCCATCAGCGCCCGCGAACTCCTCGTCGGCGGCTACCGGGTCAACCTGCGTGCGACCCTTTCCGGGAACCTCGATCTCGATCTTCAGGAAAGCGCCAGCGCGCCGCCGTGGAAGGAGCAACTGGCCTCGCTCGATTCCACGAAGGAACGCGTCGTCATCTTTGCTCGCGAGCCCGACTCCGCCTTCGTCGCGGAGGTTCTCGCGGCCGCTGGCGATCGCGGGATCGAGGCCGTGGTTCATCGCATCGATCCCGACCAGCCTCTGAAATTTGGCCAAACAGCCGGTGTGCCGCCGACATCGAATGGCTCCGAATAAATCCAATGCGCGTTCCGGAGCGATCTCACCCTAAGGCGTCGGCGACTCGGTTGTTTCGACCCGCGTGCCGAAAAATCACTCCTTGCCACGATAATGCAGGCGCAATTTCCAAAATGGCGTAGTCTCCCCAAGGTTCCCCTCCTCCCGTGAACTCCCCCTCCCGGCTCTCCGTCGTTTGCGCAGCCTTCGCCGGCGCGGCGTCGCTCCTGCCTGCGTGGGGCTTTGACGGGAACGGAAACGGCCTGAGTGACGTCTGGGAGCAGCGCTACAGCGCGCAATCTCTCGCGCCAGCGGAGGACGCGGACGGCGACGGCCAGAGCAATGGCACCGAGGCCGCGAATGGCACGGATCCCTTTGACGCTCAATCCCGCACGGGAATTTCCAGCGTGCAACCCGCGGGCGGCGACATCGTGCTCACCGTGAAAACCCAGCCCGGCAAGCGCTACCGGATCATGCGCAGTTCCAGCCTCGCCCCGGGATCATGGACCGCGGAGGGTGCCGCGCAGCTCGCCACCGGATCGTCCCTGGAATTCCACGCGCCGCCCGGCTCGGATCCCGCTGTGTTCTTCGCCGTGAGCGTGGACGATGTGGACACCGACAACGACGGGCTGAGCGATTGGGAAGAGCGGCAGCTCCCGGGATTCGACCCCTCGAAGGCGCAGAGCGCCGTCGCCGGGCAGGACGACGGCGTCACGCTCGGCCAGCGCCTCGGCACTGGCGCGAATACCGTGAGCTTCGATGCCATCACGGCCACGGCCTACGAAAAAGACGGCACGGTCGGTGCGCTCCGGATCACCCGCACGAACGGCCTCGCCCCGCTCACGATTTCCCTCACGCGCAGCGGCAATCCGAACGCGCAAAAGGGCTCCGCGAGCGCCGGTGACTATCGGCTCGAGGACGCCGCCGGTCAGCCGATCACGGACAGCGTCACCCTTCCCTTTGGCGCAACGAGCGTCGACCTGCGCGTCGTGCCCGTCGCGGACAGTCTCCGGGAAGT contains these protein-coding regions:
- a CDS encoding glycosyl hydrolase 53 family protein → MSGAFPRVLAILLAIPTILPAGPATDDAFAGVDANYSLGMEKAGRTWNWDGRKEDLFTGMAARGVRGFRVRLWTGDDGPNGKNYATEIVKRALAGGLEPYLVIFLSEDWADLMKQPAPTIWRDLDLPKRAEAVRAYSRDIVTHFRKVGLRSHLYEIGNEIDYGICGVYPGKSTRKNAEGLSRTCWPQAAELIRASQQGVLEADPDAKFLLHISHWWDADFCIAFFRFMLAHDVRVDYAGLSYFPSSNIGGSLEMSQFGAVVRALHAAIDRPIIVPESGYPSTADFKGQFSRWKKATPGYPLTPEGQQRWLKDFLDYCAHEPAIASVYSWSPEWCGAGMWEAFALFDADGAARPAWAAFAKSRAERPAPKNWRYFEARGDRLYPVPIEEARKQAEPILKKELAAAGRVNTGYINAISARELLVGGYRVNLRATLSGNLDLDLQESASAPPWKEQLASLDSTKERVVIFAREPDSAFVAEVLAAAGDRGIEAVVHRIDPDQPLKFGQTAGVPPTSNGSE
- a CDS encoding CHRD domain-containing protein — its product is MNSPSRLSVVCAAFAGAASLLPAWGFDGNGNGLSDVWEQRYSAQSLAPAEDADGDGQSNGTEAANGTDPFDAQSRTGISSVQPAGGDIVLTVKTQPGKRYRIMRSSSLAPGSWTAEGAAQLATGSSLEFHAPPGSDPAVFFAVSVDDVDTDNDGLSDWEERQLPGFDPSKAQSAVAGQDDGVTLGQRLGTGANTVSFDAITATAYEKDGTVGALRITRTNGLAPLTISLTRSGNPNAQKGSASAGDYRLEDAAGQPITDSVTLPFGATSVDLRVVPVADSLREVPEMLTLTIPASPKYQLGASSSAAVSICDASRDPANDRTFLAFLAPDSGVTSSASGISTVHLRGDNSEALVDLTFSSLTSAQAAAHIYAPGSGGDIKGLPRGQVSGSVWSIVAAQFFSTDQAVLDALFAGTISVNVLTGNYPDGEIRGPYLLSNGSANPPTPADPPPIETLTGEDLRRDVARFLIQSTFGPTQANIDALVDSVNDAGGNRIAAYTNWIDSQFALDQTRLLDYTQAADAQEWALRGTDPINYTSTTGEPGNNN